One region of Arcobacter sp. CECT 8983 genomic DNA includes:
- the rpsM gene encoding 30S ribosomal protein S13 yields the protein MARIAGVDLPNKKRMEYALTYIYGIGLHNSRLILDATGISYDKRAHELTEDEAAAIRQEIQKNYMVEGDLRKKVAMDIKSLMDLGSYRGLRHRKGLPCRGQKTKTNARTRKGKKKTVGAA from the coding sequence ATGGCAAGAATTGCAGGTGTTGATTTACCAAATAAAAAAAGAATGGAATATGCGTTAACGTATATTTATGGAATTGGTTTACATAACTCTAGATTAATCTTAGACGCTACTGGTATCTCTTATGATAAAAGAGCACACGAATTAACAGAAGACGAAGCAGCAGCAATTAGACAAGAAATCCAAAAGAACTATATGGTTGAGGGTGATCTTAGAAAAAAAGTTGCAATGGATATCAAATCTTTAATGGATTTAGGTTCATACAGAGGTTTAAGACATAGAAAAGGTTTACCTTGTAGAGGGCAAAAGACTAAAACTAATGCCAGAACAAGAAAAGGTAAAAAGAAAACTGTTGGTGCAGCATAA
- the rpsK gene encoding 30S ribosomal protein S11 yields MAKRKVTRKKVVKKNIADGIVHIAATFNNTMVTVTDSAGNAIAWSSAGNLGFKGSKKSTPFAAQQAVEDAMTKAMEHGIKNVGIKIQGPGSGRDTAVKSVGAIEGISVKWFKDVTPLPHNGCRPPKRRRV; encoded by the coding sequence ATGGCAAAAAGAAAAGTAACTAGAAAAAAAGTTGTAAAAAAGAATATTGCTGACGGTATCGTTCATATTGCAGCAACGTTCAATAACACTATGGTAACAGTAACTGACTCTGCTGGTAATGCAATCGCATGGTCAAGTGCAGGAAACTTAGGATTCAAAGGTTCTAAAAAATCTACTCCATTTGCAGCTCAACAAGCTGTTGAAGATGCAATGACTAAAGCTATGGAACATGGTATCAAAAATGTAGGTATTAAAATCCAAGGGCCAGGTTCAGGTAGAGATACAGCAGTTAAATCTGTTGGAGCTATAGAAGGTATTTCTGTTAAGTGGTTTAAAGATGTAACACCTTTACCACACAACGGTTGTAGACCTCCTAAAAGAAGAAGAGTGTAA
- the rpsD gene encoding 30S ribosomal protein S4 gives MARYRGPREKIERRLDADLGLKGERRLNGKSALEKRPYAPGQHGQRRTKISEYGLQLREKQKAKYFYGVSEKQFRKYFKEAARRDGNTGANLITLIEQRLDNVVFRMGFASTRASARQFTTHGHILVDGKKVDIPSYVVKPGQKIEIKEKSKSNPQIVRALELTNQTGMVEWVDVDKDKVFGIFTRIPTREEVVIPVEERLIVELYSK, from the coding sequence ATGGCAAGATATAGAGGACCAAGAGAAAAGATTGAAAGAAGATTGGATGCAGACCTTGGATTAAAAGGTGAAAGAAGACTTAACGGAAAATCTGCATTAGAGAAAAGACCATATGCTCCAGGACAACATGGACAAAGAAGAACTAAGATTTCTGAGTATGGTTTACAACTAAGAGAAAAACAAAAAGCTAAATACTTCTATGGTGTATCTGAAAAACAATTCAGAAAATATTTCAAAGAAGCTGCAAGAAGAGATGGTAATACAGGGGCAAACCTTATTACATTAATCGAGCAAAGATTAGATAACGTTGTATTTAGAATGGGATTCGCTTCAACTAGAGCGAGTGCAAGACAATTTACAACTCATGGACATATCCTAGTTGATGGTAAGAAAGTTGATATTCCTTCTTACGTTGTTAAACCAGGACAAAAAATTGAGATTAAAGAAAAATCTAAATCTAACCCACAAATCGTTAGAGCATTAGAATTAACTAACCAAACTGGTATGGTTGAATGGGTTGATGTAGATAAAGATAAAGTATTCGGAATTTTTACAAGAATCCCAACAAGAGAAGAAGTTGTTATTCCTGTTGAAGAAAGATTAATCGTAGAGTTATATTCTAAATAA
- a CDS encoding DNA-directed RNA polymerase subunit alpha — translation MKKFADTPFLPTEVEIEAISDNEAKISAYPFESGFAITLAHPLRRLLLSSSVGYAPIAVKIEGASHEFDSLRGMLEDIAIFIINLKNIKFKINGDEDQVVVEYSFDGPKEIKGEDLVNSDVEVVSPDVHLATINSDCNLTFSVIIQRGIGYMPSEDIREIVGSDYIPIDAFFTPVKKVVYDIEKMLVEDNPNFEKAVFNVQTNGQITPIAAFKEAVSVMYSQMSVFNKVFDLSEVTVSDAGEEPVELKDLIVKIDDLNLSARSFNSLDRAGLKFLGELVLMSEVEVKNIKNLGKKSFDEISEKLESLGFPIENTLPENVASALRRKLEQLKA, via the coding sequence ATGAAAAAATTTGCAGACACACCGTTTTTACCAACAGAAGTTGAGATAGAAGCTATCAGTGATAATGAGGCTAAAATATCAGCATATCCATTTGAAAGTGGTTTTGCAATTACTTTAGCACACCCTTTAAGAAGACTTCTTCTTTCTAGCTCGGTTGGATACGCTCCAATCGCAGTTAAAATCGAAGGAGCTTCACATGAGTTTGACTCATTAAGAGGAATGCTTGAAGATATAGCTATTTTTATAATTAATCTAAAAAATATTAAGTTTAAAATCAATGGTGATGAAGATCAAGTTGTAGTTGAATACTCTTTTGATGGACCAAAAGAAATCAAAGGTGAAGACTTAGTAAACTCTGATGTAGAAGTAGTTTCTCCAGATGTTCACTTAGCAACTATCAACTCTGATTGTAACTTAACTTTCTCTGTTATTATTCAAAGAGGTATTGGTTATATGCCTTCTGAAGATATTAGAGAAATCGTAGGATCAGATTATATTCCAATTGACGCTTTCTTTACACCAGTAAAAAAAGTTGTTTACGATATTGAAAAAATGTTAGTTGAAGATAATCCTAACTTTGAAAAAGCTGTATTTAATGTACAAACAAATGGACAAATTACTCCAATTGCTGCTTTTAAAGAAGCAGTATCTGTTATGTACTCTCAAATGTCAGTATTTAACAAAGTATTTGATTTATCTGAAGTAACAGTTAGCGATGCTGGTGAAGAACCAGTTGAGTTAAAAGATTTAATTGTAAAAATTGATGATTTAAATTTAAGTGCTAGATCTTTCAACTCTTTAGATAGAGCTGGATTAAAATTCTTAGGTGAACTAGTACTTATGAGTGAAGTAGAAGTAAAAAATATTAAAAATCTTGGAAAAAAATCTTTTGATGAAATCTCAGAGAAATTAGAGTCTTTAGGTTTCCCAATTGAGAATACACTTCCAGAAAATGTTGCATCGGCTTTAAGAAGAAAGCTTGAGCAACTTAAAGCATAA
- the rplQ gene encoding 50S ribosomal protein L17: MRHKHGYRRLNRTSSHRKALLKNLAIALIEREKIETTVPKAKELRRYIERLVTTSRNADFNTHRAVFKALQHKEATKKLINEIAPKYEGRNGGYTSIIKTRIRRGDATQMAFISFV, translated from the coding sequence ATGAGACATAAGCACGGATATAGAAGATTAAACAGAACATCTTCTCATAGAAAAGCATTACTAAAAAACTTAGCAATCGCTTTAATCGAAAGAGAGAAGATTGAAACAACTGTACCAAAAGCAAAAGAGTTAAGAAGATATATTGAGAGATTAGTTACAACTTCTAGAAATGCTGATTTTAACACTCACAGAGCTGTTTTCAAAGCATTACAACATAAAGAAGCTACTAAAAAACTAATTAATGAAATTGCACCAAAATACGAAGGTAGAAATGGTGGATATACTTCAATAATTAAAACAAGAATTAGAAGAGGTGATGCTACTCAAATGGCATTCATTTCTTTTGTTTAA